One stretch of Oceanimonas pelagia DNA includes these proteins:
- a CDS encoding PilZ domain-containing protein, with translation MAERRAFCRIDFRADARLTDAAGRQWPARVRDLSLHGALLVVNDWPGQDGDALSLRIPLEDGSAIRMTGRQRHHEGADVGLECAHLDLDSATHLRRLVELNLGDEQLLQRQFEQLLKSG, from the coding sequence ATGGCCGAACGCAGAGCCTTTTGCCGCATTGACTTCCGTGCCGATGCCCGGCTGACCGATGCGGCGGGCCGGCAGTGGCCGGCCCGGGTGCGGGATCTGTCCCTGCACGGCGCCCTGCTTGTCGTGAATGACTGGCCGGGGCAGGACGGCGATGCGCTGAGCCTGCGCATTCCTCTCGAAGACGGCAGCGCCATTCGCATGACCGGCCGCCAGCGTCACCACGAAGGTGCCGATGTGGGGCTGGAATGCGCGCACCTCGACCTGGACAGCGCCACCCACCTGCGCCGGCTGGTGGAACTGAATCTGGGCGACGAGCAACTGCTGCAACGGCAGTTTGAGCAGTTGCTGAAGAGCGGCTGA